The following are from one region of the Chloracidobacterium sp. genome:
- the murG gene encoding undecaprenyldiphospho-muramoylpentapeptide beta-N-acetylglucosaminyltransferase: MKILIAAGGTGGHIFPGIAVAKEVLRRDANSEVLFVGTARGLEVKIVPENGFQLSLIDSAGLKGVGLVAQLKGLAVLPKSFLEARQLIRQFRPHVVVGAGGYVSGPVLLMAAVMGIPTLVMDSNALPGFTNRRLARFIDKAALTFEAALPYFGNKGVVTGNPVRYEFFEIEPKVRGEVFSILIFGGSQGARAINNAMADALEHLAEYKGKISVVHQTGEADFEKIREIYNRSAFADSDIRPFISDMCAEFANADLVISRAGATTCAELAAAGKASIMIPLPTAADDHQRKNAEAMQKAGATIMLLQQNLDGERLASEIGRLMASPETISQMERSARALARSDAAERTVDLIEELQKNV; the protein is encoded by the coding sequence ATGAAGATCCTGATCGCCGCGGGTGGAACCGGCGGACACATTTTTCCGGGAATAGCGGTCGCCAAAGAGGTGTTGCGCCGAGATGCGAACTCGGAGGTGCTCTTCGTAGGCACGGCTAGAGGCCTCGAAGTGAAGATCGTTCCCGAAAATGGGTTTCAGCTTTCGCTCATCGACAGCGCAGGCCTAAAAGGTGTCGGGTTGGTCGCGCAGCTAAAAGGCCTTGCTGTTCTACCGAAGAGCTTTCTCGAGGCACGACAGTTGATCCGGCAGTTCAGGCCCCACGTCGTTGTCGGAGCGGGCGGATACGTTTCGGGACCGGTGTTATTAATGGCGGCAGTAATGGGTATACCGACGCTTGTCATGGACTCGAATGCTTTGCCGGGCTTCACCAATCGGCGATTGGCACGGTTCATCGATAAGGCAGCCCTGACGTTCGAGGCGGCCTTGCCGTACTTTGGCAACAAAGGCGTTGTTACCGGCAACCCGGTGCGATACGAGTTCTTCGAAATCGAGCCAAAAGTGCGTGGCGAGGTTTTCAGTATTCTTATCTTCGGCGGTTCGCAGGGAGCTCGTGCGATCAATAATGCAATGGCTGATGCGCTCGAACACCTGGCAGAGTACAAAGGCAAGATCTCGGTCGTACATCAGACCGGTGAGGCGGATTTCGAAAAGATCCGCGAGATCTACAATCGGTCCGCATTTGCGGATTCGGATATCCGACCGTTCATCAGCGATATGTGTGCGGAATTTGCAAATGCCGATCTTGTCATCAGCCGAGCCGGAGCCACGACCTGTGCCGAACTTGCTGCTGCGGGCAAGGCTTCGATCATGATACCGCTGCCGACGGCTGCTGACGATCATCAGCGAAAAAATGCTGAAGCGATGCAGAAAGCCGGAGCGACGATCATGCTTCTACAGCAGAACCTTGACGGAGAACGACTTGCTTCCGAGATCGGACGGTTGATGGCGTCGCCGGAAACGATCTCGCAGATGGAAAGATCGGCACGAGCACTTGCAAGATCCGATGCAGCAGAGCGAACGGTAGATCTGATCGAAGAGTTACAAAAGAATGTTTAG
- the ftsW gene encoding putative lipid II flippase FtsW, whose protein sequence is MDWIMFAIAASLAVFGTMMVYSASAMIAHNESAGATQFTYFYKQLAFTIAGIFLMFGASRVDYRRYNNPYAVVAVLAVTVGALIAVYGFPEINGARRWIRFGSFSLQPSEMAKIALPLFLAYYLTRNSDRVGDLRATVLPCLACLGLLGGLVFFEPDLGTTIVLCAIFAAVYFAAGAKFLHIVTVVGGLVLIGAAALLLAPWRLRRLGAFIDPCDPDNAAGAGYQVCQSLYAIGSGGIFGEGFAKGQQKLFYLPYPHSDFIFSVVGEELGLFGTLGLVIAFGLLLWRGARAAIKAPDRFGTLLGIGLITGIIVQALFNISVVISILPAKGIPLPFISYGGSSVLVTLVAVGILLNISQASAADSSQSGGPIDRPVRRKKNKNGLR, encoded by the coding sequence ATGGATTGGATCATGTTTGCGATAGCTGCGAGCCTCGCGGTTTTCGGGACGATGATGGTCTACAGCGCATCGGCAATGATCGCTCACAACGAATCGGCCGGAGCAACGCAGTTCACCTATTTCTACAAGCAGCTTGCTTTCACTATTGCCGGTATTTTTCTAATGTTTGGTGCGAGCCGCGTCGACTATCGTCGATACAATAATCCTTATGCGGTCGTCGCGGTACTTGCGGTCACCGTTGGAGCACTGATCGCAGTCTACGGGTTCCCGGAGATAAACGGTGCGCGGCGATGGATTCGGTTCGGTTCGTTTTCGCTGCAGCCGTCCGAAATGGCCAAGATCGCGTTGCCTCTATTCCTTGCGTATTATCTGACACGCAACAGCGACCGGGTCGGAGATCTCCGTGCTACCGTTTTGCCGTGTCTTGCTTGCTTGGGGCTACTTGGCGGATTGGTGTTTTTCGAACCCGATCTGGGTACGACGATCGTCTTGTGTGCAATATTTGCGGCTGTTTATTTTGCCGCCGGTGCTAAGTTTCTTCACATAGTGACGGTTGTCGGCGGCCTGGTTTTGATCGGAGCCGCCGCACTATTGCTTGCACCATGGAGGCTGAGGAGACTCGGGGCTTTCATCGATCCATGCGATCCGGACAACGCGGCTGGTGCCGGCTATCAAGTATGCCAATCGCTTTATGCGATCGGGTCAGGCGGGATATTCGGCGAGGGATTCGCGAAGGGCCAGCAAAAGCTTTTTTATCTTCCGTATCCGCATTCTGATTTCATTTTTTCGGTGGTCGGCGAGGAACTTGGACTGTTTGGGACTTTGGGGTTGGTCATCGCCTTCGGCCTCTTGCTGTGGCGTGGTGCCCGAGCGGCGATAAAGGCCCCGGACCGGTTTGGAACGCTTCTCGGTATCGGGCTGATCACCGGGATTATTGTTCAGGCACTTTTTAACATCAGCGTCGTGATCTCGATACTTCCGGCGAAAGGAATCCCGTTGCCATTCATTTCCTATGGAGGCTCTTCGGTGTTGGTGACGCTTGTCGCCGTCGGAATACTCCTGAATATTTCTCAGGCATCTGCAGCCGACAGTTCTCAAAGTGGAGGCCCGATCGATCGGCCGGTCCGACGAAAGAAGAACAAGAACGGGCTCAGGTAG
- the murD gene encoding UDP-N-acetylmuramoyl-L-alanine--D-glutamate ligase, protein MEIKGRKSLVLGAGRSGIASATFLAERGAVVALHDRNDIENWSDAARSLKESHNVGLISGELPSWLLDQIDLVVISPGVPTNTIPARYVDRKDGEVIGEVELAYRFMKGRIVGITGSNGKTTTTTLIGELLRNAGIETQVGGNIGTPLLSLAGSSTDATWTVVELSSFQLETIVDFRPNVAVCLNVTPNHLDRYDSFNDYAAAKHRIFMNQEPSDIAILNADDPTTSSWASGLRADVTMFSVRRELETGLFLRDRDLVARANSKEKVLITRDEIFIRGLHNVENTLAALAAGLACGADPGSMRKTVAAFKGVEHRIEFVAEIRGIRFYNDSKATSVDATAKALEALSDGIGKTIVILGGRGKNAPYSPLSGLISSSVRAMVVIGEDGDNIQHQLDGLAPIVRANGISDAVEKGYELARMGDAVLLAPACASFDMFRSYEERGTVFKAEVAKLSEKQSGQVA, encoded by the coding sequence ATGGAGATCAAAGGACGAAAATCTTTGGTGCTTGGAGCGGGACGGTCGGGCATCGCGTCTGCGACGTTTCTTGCCGAGCGTGGCGCGGTGGTCGCTCTCCATGACCGAAACGATATCGAAAACTGGTCTGATGCCGCACGTTCGTTAAAAGAAAGTCACAACGTAGGATTGATCTCCGGAGAGCTTCCGTCCTGGCTTCTCGACCAGATCGATCTTGTCGTGATCTCGCCGGGCGTGCCCACCAACACGATCCCGGCTCGGTACGTTGACCGAAAGGACGGCGAGGTCATTGGCGAGGTCGAACTCGCCTATCGTTTCATGAAGGGCCGCATCGTCGGCATCACCGGATCGAACGGGAAGACGACGACAACAACTCTTATTGGCGAATTGTTGAGAAACGCAGGTATTGAGACTCAGGTCGGCGGGAACATCGGCACACCTTTGTTAAGTCTCGCCGGGTCCTCGACTGATGCAACGTGGACCGTCGTCGAACTTTCGAGCTTTCAGCTTGAGACCATCGTCGATTTTCGCCCAAACGTTGCGGTTTGTCTCAACGTCACGCCGAATCATCTCGACCGATACGACAGTTTCAACGATTACGCGGCCGCAAAGCACCGCATTTTCATGAATCAGGAGCCGAGCGACATTGCGATACTGAATGCGGACGATCCGACCACCTCAAGCTGGGCGTCGGGCCTCCGAGCCGACGTGACCATGTTTAGCGTCAGACGCGAACTTGAAACCGGCCTCTTTCTCCGGGACCGCGATCTTGTCGCGAGAGCGAATTCGAAAGAAAAGGTGTTGATCACGCGCGACGAGATCTTCATTCGCGGCCTTCACAATGTCGAGAACACATTGGCCGCTCTGGCTGCCGGATTGGCGTGCGGTGCCGACCCCGGATCGATGCGTAAAACAGTAGCTGCGTTTAAGGGCGTCGAGCACCGGATCGAATTCGTCGCTGAGATCCGCGGAATAAGGTTTTACAACGATTCGAAGGCAACGTCGGTCGACGCAACAGCGAAGGCCCTCGAAGCTCTTAGCGACGGCATCGGCAAGACGATCGTCATACTTGGCGGACGTGGAAAGAACGCTCCGTATTCGCCTCTGAGCGGCTTGATCAGTTCGTCTGTAAGGGCGATGGTCGTGATCGGTGAAGATGGCGACAACATCCAACACCAGCTCGACGGTCTGGCACCTATTGTCCGTGCGAATGGAATAAGCGACGCGGTCGAAAAAGGATATGAGCTTGCGAGAATGGGCGATGCGGTTTTGCTGGCCCCAGCCTGCGCAAGTTTCGATATGTTTAGAAGTTACGAAGAACGTGGGACGGTTTTCAAAGCTGAGGTTGCGAAACTCAGCGAAAAGCAGAGCGGGCAAGTTGCCTGA
- a CDS encoding phospho-N-acetylmuramoyl-pentapeptide-transferase: MLYYVLYQLIFRQYGAGSESYFFKGLNVFQYVTFRTAWATITALLISLFLGKTVIRKLDALKVGQEIREELSPEHQAKKGTPTMGGILIIGSVFLSTLLWARLDNLFLWLALIATTLFAAVGFADDYIKIVKKRSLGLTGKQKLAGQLLTAVGIWAVLFFLTNYAWNISVPFIKATAETNPAISISYVGPFVYLIFIVFVLLGSSNAVNLTDGLDGLATSVTFIAMSALTALTYVASDRRWAEYLDLTHNPASSELTVFCGAMVGASLGFLWFNAPPAEVFMGDVGSLAIGGALGTVAILTKQEFLLPFIGGVFILEAVSVMIQVSFFKFTKRSTGVGKRIFRQAPLHHHFQLSGWKEPKIVFRFVIVAILFALLSLSTLKLR, translated from the coding sequence ATGCTCTACTACGTTTTATACCAACTAATATTTCGACAGTACGGGGCCGGCAGCGAATCGTACTTCTTTAAGGGGCTTAACGTATTCCAGTATGTGACGTTTAGGACGGCTTGGGCGACGATAACGGCGCTTTTGATCTCGCTCTTTCTTGGAAAAACGGTGATCCGCAAACTTGATGCTCTGAAGGTCGGTCAAGAGATACGCGAGGAGCTTTCGCCAGAACATCAGGCAAAGAAAGGAACCCCGACGATGGGCGGTATATTGATAATAGGGTCGGTCTTTCTCTCGACGCTGCTTTGGGCACGGCTCGACAATCTTTTCCTTTGGCTTGCGCTGATCGCGACAACGCTGTTCGCGGCTGTAGGTTTTGCGGACGATTATATCAAGATCGTCAAGAAACGCAGCCTCGGGTTGACCGGAAAGCAGAAATTGGCAGGGCAATTGCTCACCGCGGTCGGTATTTGGGCGGTCTTGTTCTTTTTGACGAATTACGCGTGGAATATAAGTGTTCCGTTCATCAAGGCAACGGCCGAAACCAACCCTGCGATCAGTATCAGTTATGTAGGCCCCTTTGTTTATTTGATCTTTATCGTTTTTGTTCTGTTGGGATCGTCAAATGCGGTGAATTTAACTGACGGGCTCGACGGCCTGGCGACGAGTGTGACATTCATTGCGATGTCTGCTCTAACGGCTCTGACCTACGTCGCGAGTGATCGGCGGTGGGCCGAATATCTTGACCTGACGCACAACCCAGCATCTTCCGAACTGACCGTTTTTTGCGGGGCGATGGTTGGAGCAAGCCTCGGGTTTCTTTGGTTCAACGCGCCCCCGGCAGAAGTATTTATGGGAGACGTCGGCTCGCTTGCGATCGGCGGAGCTCTTGGGACAGTAGCGATATTGACCAAGCAGGAGTTCCTGCTGCCGTTTATCGGAGGCGTTTTTATCCTCGAGGCAGTATCGGTGATGATTCAGGTGTCGTTCTTCAAGTTTACGAAACGCAGCACGGGCGTCGGGAAGCGAATCTTCCGGCAGGCGCCGCTGCATCATCATTTTCAGCTCTCGGGCTGGAAAGAACCCAAGATCGTGTTCCGATTCGTGATCGTGGCGATCCTCTTCGCGTTATTGAGTCTATCGACATTGAAACTGCGTTAG
- a CDS encoding UDP-N-acetylmuramoyl-tripeptide--D-alanyl-D-alanine ligase: protein MNASAPNLEPALTERDVVSFVIDSREVQAGDVFFALSQPDYANNGFNGDFEDATKYVPGALEQGAIACVVRSDRFEEHREQLEDLADRILFVDDTVVALQRLAHGVYLEWNRPVVAITGSAGKTTAKELTAHVLEGSGRKVLKNIKNYNNGLGHPLTVLNLAKDPTFDVAVLEMGMSTPMHEIERLCRVTPPDYSVVLNVLPVHVEHLGSIENVAAAKAEIVEGMKAGGQAVLNADDPRVMAMASLAGGSIITYGIENPADVYAKNIEYVSFGETSFTLVLPSGEACVSFPLNGRHNISNALAAAAVGHAFGMTAAEIAAQLSSAEPPPQRGEILHFAAGFTVVNDSYNSNPDALLSMVQTLKAGAEDAKRLIVVAGEMLELGHDAALIHRDTGNKIANTGIDILIGVRGLARELVEGAKGGGLGNAEFVTDSAEAGEKLSRWVRAGDAILVKGSRGVRTEKVIEKLLEKFELEKSADGLGEA, encoded by the coding sequence ATGAACGCTTCGGCGCCGAATCTGGAACCCGCTTTGACGGAGCGTGACGTCGTTTCATTCGTGATCGATTCTCGCGAGGTTCAGGCGGGTGATGTCTTTTTTGCCCTTTCGCAGCCCGACTATGCCAATAACGGTTTTAACGGCGACTTTGAGGACGCGACCAAATACGTCCCAGGTGCTTTGGAACAAGGTGCGATCGCGTGTGTCGTCCGGTCTGATCGATTCGAAGAGCACCGGGAGCAGCTCGAAGATCTTGCCGACAGAATACTGTTTGTCGACGATACCGTCGTGGCTCTCCAGCGTCTTGCGCATGGTGTTTATTTGGAATGGAATCGGCCAGTGGTCGCGATCACGGGGAGCGCTGGTAAAACGACCGCAAAGGAACTCACGGCGCACGTGCTTGAGGGATCCGGCCGCAAAGTTCTCAAGAACATCAAGAACTATAACAATGGCCTAGGGCATCCGTTGACGGTCTTGAATCTCGCAAAGGATCCAACGTTCGACGTTGCCGTTCTCGAAATGGGGATGTCCACACCGATGCACGAGATCGAGCGGTTATGCCGCGTCACTCCACCGGATTACTCGGTCGTTCTGAACGTGCTGCCGGTCCATGTCGAACATCTCGGTTCGATCGAAAATGTCGCCGCGGCAAAAGCGGAGATCGTAGAGGGAATGAAGGCTGGCGGACAGGCGGTCTTGAATGCGGATGATCCGCGTGTGATGGCCATGGCGAGCCTCGCCGGCGGATCGATAATCACTTACGGAATCGAAAATCCTGCTGATGTTTATGCAAAGAATATCGAGTACGTTTCGTTTGGCGAGACTTCGTTTACGCTGGTGCTCCCGTCAGGCGAGGCGTGCGTAAGCTTCCCGCTGAACGGTCGACACAACATATCGAATGCATTGGCGGCCGCAGCCGTCGGTCACGCATTCGGAATGACTGCTGCCGAAATTGCCGCGCAGTTGTCGTCTGCCGAACCGCCGCCGCAGCGTGGCGAGATCTTGCATTTTGCCGCGGGTTTTACCGTCGTCAACGATTCGTACAATTCCAATCCGGACGCTTTGCTCTCGATGGTACAGACTTTGAAGGCTGGTGCGGAAGATGCGAAACGACTGATCGTCGTCGCGGGCGAGATGCTCGAACTTGGTCATGATGCCGCTCTGATCCACCGAGACACTGGAAACAAGATCGCGAACACCGGGATCGATATCCTTATTGGGGTCAGGGGATTGGCGAGGGAGTTGGTCGAGGGTGCAAAAGGTGGCGGACTGGGCAATGCCGAATTTGTGACGGACTCGGCCGAAGCCGGTGAGAAATTGTCTCGATGGGTCAGAGCCGGCGACGCGATACTTGTGAAAGGTTCGCGAGGCGTACGGACAGAAAAGGTGATCGAAAAGCTGTTAGAGAAATTTGAACTGGAGAAAAGCGCGGACGGTCTTGGTGAGGCTTAG
- a CDS encoding penicillin-binding protein 2, with the protein MAFTRFMLIVAFFVLWIAGIGTRLVYLQVNQHEELRKKALVQRRDVKQTKQLRGTIYDRNERALAISINVKTLYADATKIEDVEETAKTLSGLLKLNAKELTGQLEEARSLERRFVPIAKGLDEQAVQNLNRDLERRGVKKADLPKFPGLHWRDEQKRSYPHRSLAAHVVGFSNHAGVGQAGIEQSQNDILYGAVIKRTQERDRLGRVYDELVSEKEPPRDIVLTIDNTVQYIAEQSLEKAVRASNAKAGMAIVISNKTGEVLAMANYPTFDPNDLEGITAENLANGSIQNMYSPGSVFKLITYGSALEKDLISPEAEIDTGGGTIEVAKHKFKDHGSLGRISYAKAMAVSSNVAAIKTSLRVGREDFYSTVKKFGFGNATGIELPAETPGLVRPIERWFGDSLASMSIGYEIGVSALQMANAFATIANDGVRIQPHLIKEIRQSDETIVSVTRPEKTQVVSVETARDLRKMLRQVVLNGTGKRAQVAGYTIAGKTGTAWKFDEKLKRVNSAKYVSSFIGFAPADNPDVTIAVVIDEPRSGGRDGGSVAAPAFREIAERILPELNVRRDEIAETLADSGDEVVEPVGNGEVETNRFGDDSAVGSDELQAIRPSLPIVGRKPAASRSDTDASRISKKVIDRKTTGTPNIKSDKQNSRIGKHIETESRN; encoded by the coding sequence GTGGCCTTCACTCGATTCATGTTGATCGTCGCGTTTTTCGTCCTGTGGATCGCGGGGATTGGCACGCGACTGGTCTACCTTCAAGTAAATCAGCACGAAGAACTGCGTAAAAAGGCCCTCGTCCAACGACGTGATGTAAAGCAGACCAAACAGCTTCGCGGCACTATCTACGACCGGAACGAGAGAGCTTTGGCAATAAGTATCAATGTGAAAACGCTTTACGCCGACGCGACCAAGATCGAAGACGTCGAGGAAACGGCGAAAACTCTGTCGGGACTTTTAAAGCTGAACGCAAAAGAACTAACCGGTCAGCTTGAAGAGGCCAGATCGCTTGAGCGGCGATTCGTGCCTATCGCAAAGGGACTTGACGAACAGGCCGTGCAGAATCTGAACCGGGATCTTGAACGTCGCGGCGTTAAAAAAGCCGATCTACCAAAGTTTCCGGGTCTGCATTGGCGAGATGAGCAGAAGCGGAGCTATCCGCATCGATCGCTTGCTGCTCACGTCGTCGGTTTCAGCAATCATGCCGGTGTCGGTCAGGCCGGAATAGAGCAATCGCAGAACGATATTCTTTACGGAGCGGTTATCAAACGAACGCAGGAGCGCGACCGGCTGGGACGGGTCTATGACGAGCTTGTCTCTGAAAAAGAACCGCCGAGAGATATCGTTCTTACGATCGACAATACCGTTCAGTATATCGCTGAGCAGTCGCTAGAAAAAGCCGTTCGCGCTTCGAACGCAAAAGCAGGAATGGCGATCGTCATTTCAAACAAAACAGGCGAAGTGCTTGCGATGGCAAACTACCCAACCTTCGATCCGAATGATCTTGAAGGCATTACTGCTGAGAATCTTGCAAATGGGTCTATTCAGAATATGTATTCGCCCGGTTCCGTCTTTAAGCTGATCACATACGGATCCGCATTAGAGAAGGACCTCATTTCGCCTGAGGCCGAGATCGACACTGGCGGCGGCACGATCGAGGTTGCGAAACATAAATTCAAGGACCACGGCTCGTTGGGCCGCATTTCATACGCTAAAGCAATGGCTGTTTCGAGCAACGTTGCGGCGATAAAGACGAGTCTTCGTGTCGGCCGCGAGGATTTCTATTCGACGGTCAAAAAATTCGGCTTCGGCAATGCGACAGGCATAGAATTGCCCGCGGAGACGCCGGGTCTCGTGAGGCCGATCGAACGCTGGTTTGGCGACTCGCTGGCGTCTATGTCGATCGGTTATGAAATTGGTGTTTCCGCGTTGCAAATGGCAAACGCTTTTGCGACGATAGCAAATGACGGCGTCAGAATTCAGCCTCATTTAATTAAAGAAATCCGACAATCTGATGAGACCATTGTTTCAGTCACCCGGCCCGAGAAAACTCAGGTCGTAAGTGTCGAAACAGCCAGAGATCTGCGCAAAATGCTCCGCCAGGTCGTTTTAAACGGAACGGGCAAACGGGCCCAGGTTGCTGGTTACACGATCGCAGGTAAGACAGGCACGGCGTGGAAATTTGATGAGAAACTTAAACGGGTGAATTCGGCGAAATATGTATCCTCGTTCATCGGATTTGCTCCTGCTGACAACCCTGACGTAACGATCGCTGTGGTGATCGACGAACCAAGATCGGGCGGTCGTGACGGCGGGAGCGTAGCCGCACCGGCATTCCGCGAGATCGCAGAACGGATACTGCCTGAACTGAATGTTCGCCGCGACGAGATCGCAGAAACTCTCGCGGACTCGGGCGATGAAGTCGTTGAGCCGGTCGGGAACGGAGAGGTCGAGACAAATAGATTCGGAGATGACTCGGCCGTAGGATCGGATGAACTTCAGGCGATACGCCCGTCGTTGCCAATTGTCGGCCGAAAGCCTGCGGCGTCCAGATCGGATACCGATGCGAGCAGAATTTCAAAAAAGGTCATAGATCGGAAGACGACCGGAACTCCAAATATAAAAAGCGATAAACAGAACTCGAGGATCGGAAAGCACATTGAAACTGAAAGCCGCAATTGA
- the rsmH gene encoding 16S rRNA (cytosine(1402)-N(4))-methyltransferase RsmH, with product MAETENIHQPVLLDEVVSLFGDIAPGTIVDATLGLGGHSQMLLTQYPTIDILGIDQDEEAIAIASQRLSAFGDRAKIVYGNFREIRRIVGEAGIDSVAGVLADLGVSSLQFDSPDRGFSFRFDSRLDMRMDAGSGSETVAEILASRSEEEIANIIYNFGEERASRRIARRIVQKRDRGEPIKTTKQLADTVASVIKKGPRDKVHPATKTFQALRIAANREIEILEQFIIDSAGLLQPRAILAVITFHSLEDRIVKHTFQKLSGKCYCPPRIPQCVCGAVKTVEIITKRPITPDNDELKANPRSRSAKLRAVRKIGAGAN from the coding sequence ATGGCCGAAACTGAGAACATCCATCAACCCGTTTTGCTTGACGAAGTTGTCTCGTTGTTTGGCGACATCGCGCCCGGAACTATCGTTGATGCGACACTTGGATTAGGCGGTCATTCACAAATGCTCCTCACGCAATATCCGACGATCGACATCCTAGGTATCGATCAGGACGAAGAGGCCATAGCGATCGCAAGTCAACGGCTGTCCGCCTTCGGCGACCGAGCAAAGATCGTGTACGGCAATTTCCGCGAGATCAGGCGGATCGTCGGCGAAGCTGGAATCGACTCGGTCGCGGGCGTTCTGGCCGACCTGGGCGTCTCATCGCTGCAGTTTGACAGTCCGGATCGGGGATTTAGTTTTAGGTTCGATTCCCGATTGGACATGAGGATGGATGCTGGTTCCGGCTCAGAAACGGTCGCTGAAATTCTTGCATCGAGATCCGAAGAAGAGATCGCGAACATTATTTATAATTTTGGCGAGGAAAGAGCCTCGCGGCGAATCGCACGCAGGATCGTACAGAAGAGGGATCGAGGCGAGCCGATCAAGACGACCAAGCAGCTTGCCGACACGGTGGCGTCGGTCATAAAGAAGGGTCCGCGGGACAAGGTTCACCCAGCTACAAAAACGTTTCAGGCGTTGCGGATAGCCGCCAATCGAGAGATCGAGATCCTTGAACAATTCATTATCGACTCTGCGGGATTGCTGCAGCCAAGGGCGATACTTGCAGTTATAACGTTTCACTCCCTTGAGGATCGCATCGTAAAGCACACTTTTCAGAAGCTGTCCGGCAAATGTTACTGTCCTCCGCGAATACCACAGTGTGTTTGCGGTGCAGTAAAGACGGTCGAAATAATCACAAAACGCCCGATCACACCGGACAACGACGAATTGAAAGCAAATCCACGATCAAGAAGTGCCAAACTACGGGCCGTGAGGAAGATCGGTGCAGGTGCCAACTAA
- a CDS encoding ZIP family metal transporter → MDPILLQLILFGALAAAANVLGGLILFPSRLHSNYKPALKYLLALGAGFMLAVTLFEILPKTILLWQAKHPESTGNLYPPMLLLLAGYLLTQFFEHTIAPHFHLGEEVHSDHVISARSAYTGVGGLLIHTFFDGVSIAAATLIDIKIGFLVFIAVFLHKFPEGFTIGSMILAAGKGIREVIVATSVIGAATVLGVAAFYVVGNNVDGAVAYALPVAAGVTLYVAASDLIPEVNHHGGKRPLVSLSVFGGVALFFLIHLAVHELFEH, encoded by the coding sequence ATGGATCCCATCCTTCTGCAATTGATATTATTTGGGGCACTAGCGGCCGCCGCCAATGTCCTTGGCGGATTGATACTTTTTCCCTCACGGTTACATTCAAACTACAAACCCGCCCTTAAATACCTTCTCGCTCTTGGAGCTGGTTTCATGTTGGCGGTCACGCTTTTTGAGATACTGCCGAAAACGATCTTGTTGTGGCAGGCCAAACATCCGGAATCGACCGGCAATCTGTATCCGCCAATGCTTCTGTTGCTTGCTGGCTACTTGCTTACTCAGTTTTTCGAGCATACGATCGCCCCGCATTTTCACCTTGGAGAAGAGGTCCATTCTGATCATGTCATTTCGGCCAGGTCGGCCTACACCGGGGTTGGAGGCTTACTGATCCACACGTTCTTTGACGGTGTTTCGATCGCGGCGGCAACTCTGATCGATATTAAGATCGGTTTTCTGGTCTTTATCGCAGTATTTCTTCACAAATTCCCTGAGGGTTTTACGATCGGATCGATGATCTTGGCCGCCGGCAAGGGTATTCGAGAAGTCATCGTTGCGACCTCGGTCATCGGTGCCGCGACTGTTTTGGGTGTTGCCGCGTTTTACGTTGTCGGCAACAACGTTGATGGCGCCGTTGCTTATGCGTTACCGGTTGCCGCGGGCGTCACACTGTACGTTGCTGCAAGCGACCTGATCCCCGAGGTCAACCATCACGGCGGAAAGCGTCCATTGGTTTCGCTTTCGGTATTCGGCGGTGTTGCGTTGTTTTTTCTTATCCACTTGGCGGTCCATGAGCTTTTCGAGCACTGA
- a CDS encoding phosphatidylserine decarboxylase, which produces MVKEGLPFLIVPAILALIFGYFQLWIVVAAFVIVAAFMAYFFRDPFRTVPEGDDIIVSAADGKVTRVEENEDGKFVSVFLSPLDVHINRSPIAGVIEKADYIRGKKLPATSNEASFTNERNSLTIRGSKVTVVCTQIAGIVARRIVCWNKVGDELGLGQKFGLIKFSSRTDLLMPLNVDVLVSVGDRVVGGETIIARIK; this is translated from the coding sequence ATGGTCAAAGAAGGTCTTCCGTTCTTGATAGTGCCGGCTATCCTGGCATTGATCTTTGGTTACTTTCAGCTTTGGATCGTCGTTGCGGCATTCGTTATCGTTGCCGCGTTCATGGCCTACTTTTTCCGCGACCCGTTCCGCACAGTTCCCGAAGGCGACGACATCATAGTATCGGCAGCGGATGGAAAGGTCACACGGGTCGAAGAGAATGAGGATGGCAAATTTGTCAGTGTTTTTCTTTCGCCGCTTGATGTTCATATCAACCGTTCACCGATCGCAGGGGTCATTGAAAAGGCCGATTACATACGTGGAAAGAAATTACCTGCGACAAGTAACGAGGCAAGCTTCACGAACGAGCGCAATTCGCTCACGATCCGGGGCTCGAAGGTCACTGTTGTATGTACACAGATCGCCGGCATCGTCGCGCGTCGGATCGTTTGTTGGAACAAGGTCGGCGATGAACTAGGTCTCGGTCAAAAATTCGGCCTGATCAAGTTTAGTTCAAGAACCGACCTTCTGATGCCATTGAATGTTGATGTTCTTGTGAGTGTGGGCGACCGCGTTGTGGGTGGTGAGACGATCATTGCCAGGATCAAATAA